A genomic stretch from Pirellulales bacterium includes:
- a CDS encoding redoxin domain-containing protein: MSCYLFPLCVLLAIGLCEEAKAVEPADGGAPKKAAPGDAPKAASPPAAEDEAKEKPPLTTQEAFAEAQKLLRKNDLAGVVGVLERALPANADDVNLLLSLAQFTSKLASADAQKPDYAKHRKAAEYMRRALKANAAFAGIPPVRNLAGTMYYNEACALALDNQAEQALKSLSEAVEFGFKDLALMDRDADLKSVRTLAGYADFKTKAEETLRAQAEAARARMVKEVDDLFAQNDPFDFDFELTDTDGNAIALADFAGKVLIVDVWGTWCPPCRMEVPHFVALQKNFAEAGLAIVGLNRERTPGQEQALKLVQDFRKDNGMNYRCALVNDDTLSQIPSFNAFPTTMFFDRYGEVRAKLVGYQDHEKLEIIVRKLLDEKFDGSVKKKTRLTFGMPGFVRKSPWPVPEQGGWQAHLWITSFSPDGRTYVAFGDSGPRGVVRLFDLASGKPLQDFRTDKDVWYSNGAFLPNGRQLVTAYSSDKNVYLWDVATGKLVREFHGHTADGVTAVVSHDGDRLASSGKDDTLRLWQLSTGQEVWTQNVPGEQIGRVVFSPDDRLLLTSGADRTLRIRDVKTGSVTATLEGHTAGCAGDFSPDGKQVLSWGDDGQVRVWDIRTAKTLQTFEGRPEAVRHAWLLDGGRQVLTWGKDLAFRVSDAATGRTVREIKIADMMPPGWNEAVLSPDGHRLLVVNSDGADVRLVDLTSGEEIYRAKKGKLQKARGCSFSADGRYVAAGSFRAGVYLVELPLQAGQPAAPVQAATAERQR, encoded by the coding sequence ATGTCTTGCTATCTGTTCCCTTTGTGCGTGTTGCTGGCGATAGGTTTGTGCGAGGAGGCGAAAGCCGTCGAGCCGGCGGACGGCGGCGCGCCCAAAAAAGCCGCGCCGGGCGATGCGCCCAAGGCGGCTTCGCCGCCCGCGGCCGAAGACGAGGCAAAAGAAAAACCGCCCTTGACCACGCAAGAAGCGTTTGCGGAAGCGCAAAAACTTTTGCGGAAGAACGACCTGGCCGGCGTGGTTGGGGTGCTCGAGCGGGCCCTGCCCGCTAATGCCGACGACGTCAACCTGTTGCTGTCGCTGGCGCAGTTCACCTCCAAGCTGGCGTCGGCCGACGCCCAAAAGCCCGATTATGCCAAACACCGAAAAGCCGCCGAGTACATGCGGCGGGCACTGAAGGCGAACGCGGCGTTCGCCGGCATCCCCCCGGTGCGCAATCTGGCCGGCACGATGTATTACAACGAAGCCTGCGCCCTGGCGCTCGACAACCAGGCGGAGCAGGCCCTGAAGAGCCTGAGCGAAGCCGTCGAATTCGGGTTCAAAGACCTCGCCCTGATGGACCGCGACGCCGACTTGAAGTCGGTCCGCACGCTGGCCGGCTATGCCGACTTCAAAACCAAGGCCGAAGAAACGCTGCGCGCTCAGGCCGAGGCGGCCCGCGCCCGGATGGTGAAAGAAGTCGATGACCTGTTCGCACAGAACGATCCCTTTGATTTCGATTTCGAGCTTACGGATACCGATGGAAACGCGATCGCCCTGGCGGATTTCGCCGGCAAGGTGTTGATCGTCGACGTGTGGGGCACGTGGTGTCCGCCGTGCCGCATGGAAGTTCCGCATTTCGTGGCCCTGCAAAAGAATTTTGCGGAAGCCGGGCTGGCGATCGTCGGCCTCAACCGCGAGCGGACGCCGGGCCAAGAACAAGCCCTGAAGCTGGTACAGGATTTCCGCAAGGACAACGGGATGAATTATCGCTGTGCGCTGGTCAACGACGACACGCTTTCGCAGATCCCTTCGTTCAACGCCTTTCCGACGACGATGTTTTTCGACCGTTACGGCGAAGTCCGCGCCAAGCTGGTGGGCTATCAGGACCACGAGAAGCTCGAAATCATCGTCCGCAAACTGCTCGACGAGAAGTTTGACGGCAGCGTCAAGAAGAAGACTCGCTTGACGTTCGGCATGCCGGGGTTCGTGCGCAAGTCGCCTTGGCCGGTGCCGGAACAAGGCGGATGGCAAGCGCATCTTTGGATCACGTCGTTCTCACCCGATGGGCGAACGTACGTGGCCTTCGGCGACTCGGGCCCCCGCGGCGTGGTGCGACTGTTTGACCTGGCCAGCGGCAAGCCGCTGCAAGACTTCCGCACCGACAAAGACGTCTGGTACAGCAACGGCGCGTTCCTGCCCAACGGCCGGCAGCTTGTCACGGCCTACAGCAGCGACAAGAACGTCTATCTCTGGGACGTGGCCACGGGCAAGCTCGTCCGCGAATTTCATGGTCATACGGCCGACGGCGTGACGGCGGTCGTTTCTCACGATGGCGACCGTTTGGCCTCCAGCGGCAAGGACGATACTCTGCGCTTATGGCAACTGAGCACGGGCCAAGAGGTTTGGACCCAAAACGTGCCGGGCGAACAGATCGGCCGCGTCGTCTTCTCGCCCGACGACCGTTTGCTTCTCACCTCGGGCGCCGATCGAACGCTCCGCATCCGGGACGTGAAAACGGGGTCGGTCACGGCAACGCTGGAAGGGCACACCGCTGGGTGTGCCGGCGACTTTTCGCCCGACGGCAAACAAGTGCTGTCGTGGGGCGACGACGGCCAGGTCCGCGTGTGGGACATCCGCACGGCAAAGACGTTGCAAACCTTCGAGGGGAGGCCGGAGGCGGTCCGCCACGCCTGGTTGCTGGATGGCGGCCGACAGGTCTTAACGTGGGGTAAAGACCTGGCGTTCCGCGTATCCGACGCTGCCACGGGCCGGACGGTGCGGGAGATTAAGATCGCCGATATGATGCCGCCGGGCTGGAACGAGGCGGTCCTCAGCCCCGACGGTCATCGCCTGCTGGTGGTTAATTCCGACGGAGCGGATGTGCGTTTGGTCGATCTAACGTCGGGCGAGGAGATATACCGCGCGAAGAAGGGCAAGCTGCAGAAGGCGCGAGGTTGCAGCTTCTCCGCCGATGGCCGCTACGTTGCCGCGGGGAGTTTTCGGGCCGGCGTCTATCTGGTCGAGCTGCCCCTTCAAGCCGGCCAGCCCGCGGCGCCAGTTCAAGCGGCGACAGCCGAAAGGCAGCGCTGA
- a CDS encoding serine/threonine-protein kinase — translation MLGLPLETASRKPLAGQSGGDLALGLALRRPKNWPGAFPQLEIIELLGQGGMGAVYKAKQPTLDRLVAVKILPTEIAADPTFAERFTREARALARLNHPNIVGIYDFGQADGLYYFIMEYVDGASLRQLIGNRQLAPQQALAVVPQICEALQFAHDEGIVHRDVKPENILIDKRGRVKVADFGLAKLLGLSADQATLTRVEQVMGTPLYMAPEQVQGSHAVDHRADIYSLGVVFYEMLTGDLPLGRFAPPSQKVDVDVRLDEVVLRALEREPERRYQNASDVKTDVDAIVARPAHTLAASATSDAKNTCATKVRRAAIGLFILGVVGCIASFVYLIALVSLVQNTSAHGQKAYHNAYDLIVVFAVTLALSVLTMFAAWKMLRFQGYALAVIVSALAITSLSIVGLRGLWTLDSRAAPAIVTDSLSIVILLLFIVSPPVGVWALVVLLRRDVRSEFSAVRKARQDARRPEREMGRHRNVVPLVTVLTALVCLLGMGTAFLPWAEISMATFGKPPASAIGFMWWQGMFVGFAFVAMAALLMATVSMARMPAWRPVVVGTGALAVIAAAAHFLAEFSRGDLPVEPLLTAAHHRIHINGKTPSTIREANLTATRRNGAYLAMLVAAGVLMLTVVETAVAHAPDRSPADGGPSADVAGPPGRG, via the coding sequence GTGCTCGGCCTGCCGCTCGAAACCGCGTCCCGAAAGCCGCTCGCCGGGCAATCTGGCGGAGACCTCGCCCTTGGGCTCGCGCTTCGCCGCCCGAAGAACTGGCCCGGCGCCTTCCCGCAACTCGAAATCATTGAGTTGCTCGGGCAGGGCGGCATGGGCGCCGTTTATAAGGCCAAACAGCCAACGCTCGACCGGCTGGTGGCCGTCAAAATCCTGCCCACGGAAATCGCCGCCGACCCGACGTTCGCCGAACGGTTCACGCGCGAGGCTCGGGCACTTGCCCGCCTCAATCATCCGAACATCGTGGGCATCTACGACTTCGGACAGGCCGATGGGCTTTATTACTTCATCATGGAATATGTGGACGGCGCCAGCCTGCGCCAGCTCATCGGAAATCGCCAGCTCGCGCCGCAACAGGCACTGGCCGTCGTTCCACAAATCTGCGAAGCGCTGCAATTCGCTCACGACGAAGGGATCGTCCACCGCGACGTGAAGCCCGAAAACATCCTCATCGACAAGCGAGGCCGCGTGAAGGTCGCCGACTTCGGGCTGGCGAAGCTCTTGGGCCTTTCGGCCGATCAGGCGACCCTGACGCGCGTCGAACAGGTGATGGGCACACCGCTTTACATGGCGCCCGAGCAAGTGCAAGGCTCGCACGCCGTCGACCACCGGGCCGACATTTACTCCTTGGGCGTCGTATTCTACGAGATGCTCACCGGCGACCTGCCGTTGGGCCGCTTTGCTCCCCCTTCGCAAAAAGTTGACGTTGACGTGCGGCTCGACGAAGTCGTGCTCCGCGCGCTGGAGCGCGAACCGGAGCGGCGCTACCAGAACGCCAGCGACGTGAAGACGGACGTTGACGCGATCGTCGCGCGGCCGGCACACACGCTGGCGGCATCGGCCACGAGCGATGCGAAGAACACCTGCGCGACCAAGGTTCGCCGAGCGGCGATCGGCCTATTCATTTTAGGCGTCGTCGGTTGCATCGCCTCGTTCGTCTATTTGATCGCGCTGGTGTCGTTAGTGCAAAACACGTCCGCGCACGGGCAAAAGGCCTACCACAATGCATACGACTTGATCGTCGTCTTCGCCGTCACGCTCGCATTGAGCGTGCTCACGATGTTTGCTGCTTGGAAGATGCTTCGCTTCCAGGGGTACGCTCTCGCGGTGATCGTGAGCGCGCTGGCGATCACTTCGTTGTCCATCGTGGGTCTTCGCGGACTTTGGACTTTGGACTCTCGTGCAGCTCCGGCGATTGTCACCGATTCGTTGTCCATCGTGATTCTTCTGTTATTCATCGTGAGTCCTCCCGTCGGCGTCTGGGCCCTGGTGGTACTATTGCGACGCGATGTCAGGTCCGAATTCTCGGCCGTGCGGAAGGCACGGCAGGATGCTCGCCGGCCCGAGCGCGAGATGGGACGTCACAGGAATGTGGTACCGCTCGTGACGGTGCTGACGGCGTTGGTATGCCTTTTGGGCATGGGAACCGCGTTTCTCCCGTGGGCCGAGATCTCGATGGCGACGTTCGGCAAACCGCCCGCGAGCGCCATTGGTTTCATGTGGTGGCAAGGAATGTTTGTTGGCTTCGCCTTCGTGGCCATGGCAGCCTTGTTGATGGCGACCGTGAGCATGGCTCGAATGCCGGCCTGGCGACCTGTGGTGGTTGGCACGGGCGCGCTGGCGGTCATCGCCGCGGCCGCACATTTTCTCGCCGAATTCAGCCGCGGCGACCTGCCGGTCGAGCCGCTTCTTACGGCCGCGCACCACAGAATCCACATTAACGGGAAAACGCCCAGCACGATCCGGGAGGCGAACCTCACCGCGACACGCCGCAATGGCGCCTATCTCGCCATGCTTGTTGCCGCGGGCGTGCTGATGCTTACGGTTGTGGAAACGGCCGTCGCGCACGCACCAGATCGCAGCCCGGCTGACGGTGGCCCGTCGGCCGACGTGGCGGGGCCGCCCGGACGGGGATAG
- a CDS encoding PEP-CTERM sorting domain-containing protein: MSRVPLFVAFLLILGAASVACADVTLDLSAPVFTSATNGYVDLDVQGSSISIFNLTLQITTDPSNTPAYMLQFVSAGGLYTGDSTFNDPSYVFGPNSVASYSLDSLVGGFGNTTAVGGYQTTLNVGDSALDSNFNPQDVPITSANNLLARLEFELPANAAAAKFDLGLTSASFLSSTNVSIPIDSSIPISETLSVGTPIANVVPEPGTFGMLFIGMTGLLCMKRKRLFVHGEPSNS, translated from the coding sequence ATGTCGCGCGTTCCGTTGTTTGTGGCCTTCCTGTTGATTTTAGGCGCGGCCTCGGTTGCCTGCGCTGACGTGACCCTCGACCTCTCAGCCCCCGTATTCACGAGCGCCACAAACGGCTATGTGGACCTCGACGTTCAGGGAAGTTCGATTAGCATCTTTAATCTGACGCTTCAGATTACGACCGATCCGTCGAACACGCCGGCGTATATGCTGCAATTCGTGTCGGCTGGCGGATTATACACCGGCGACAGCACCTTCAACGATCCGAGCTACGTTTTTGGCCCAAATAGCGTCGCGTCCTATAGCCTCGACTCGTTGGTCGGCGGCTTCGGCAATACTACCGCGGTAGGCGGCTACCAAACCACTCTCAACGTTGGTGATTCGGCACTCGACTCAAACTTCAATCCCCAGGACGTGCCGATTACCAGCGCGAACAACCTTCTGGCACGCTTGGAATTCGAGCTGCCAGCAAATGCCGCGGCGGCCAAATTCGACCTGGGCCTCACGAGCGCGTCGTTCTTGTCGTCAACCAACGTCAGCATTCCGATTGACTCTAGCATCCCCATTTCAGAAACCCTTAGCGTGGGCACTCCAATTGCGAACGTGGTGCCCGAACCGGGCACGTTCGGCATGCTGTTTATTGGCATGACGGGCCTGCTGTGCATGAAGCGAAAGCGGTTGTTCGTCCATGGCGAGCCAAGCAATTCCTGA
- a CDS encoding FG-GAP-like repeat-containing protein, producing MQLVDLDHDGEPEVVGVEDVLPHHTNTSPAKIFVWSRNKDALLWQEPLDALFPRLACLGFDEPQWPLVADLNDDGRYEVLVPNGTSSPRWWRANPPLQEQLPWGSVPDGWLEARDAATGQKLWHTKLLMLDPQADHFLVGPDIDADGYQDIFVASLWGGYCDLYVDALSGKGGHRLWSTWRRQPRSGDAPNRYLRRLGWWSEDRDGWPRLLVSVGAAVRKGDASWAAIRRDHVFDFHVIAPERREGASSLVAFSAATGKLVHEVEPFEQFELADLDGDRRQELLRYYPQDAMQFDKGGTLDAFRGSTGERWRWLGGDWHPTIDIDGDGLRDLMSLSDQAGLRALSGSTGRILWANHIDGVGLGQITSCEDLDGDSSADFLLWTGTRRGARLRALSSKNGHVLWTATFEDVRTEPAARLTAADLDGDRKPEVILAADMEGFWLAVLSGANGSVRWKKRHLSNSHNITGLHETRDPIVAADFWDLNGDGTRDIVVLAPPGGDDTKLSLYAIDGARGSVLWEHPTHGSPAPVALAADLDGNGKPEVYLLECEIVTGLHEWPESAIARLVALNAGDGQTRWTWETSGNYGPDDFLAYPKPQVLRRAGGQSWLCLNLWGFSRPRNAGEIICLDMHGKLLNRIPVTSRLERRAFRLWTDDLTGDGDGDLLFMSGDKLRVAHPEDGTSIWESTLQIDSGNEVLGVLSSPRGQPEVVVREAVPPCKVYGLDGGTAELRWSCALPSTSGAVSPANTDQLTIGESKLWRDAIARDLSSVNVLDVVSGDEPPTIQYRYGETTIGWQARFVEQSEAAGRPAAIVEQVAARADPRLARPLPWRQFVSAAGGWRAAGGLVAWAMLYCLGLILLPGAAGWWLVSRRRWGLRTLALLHLVAAVFLSAWLLDGPDNELLSRLGKFGSGAMALPVVLALVFIGRWAVARRWRTLLAWLVISVILAVAIGALCLWADGSQRAEDQYYSLDGWYGVWLPAAYATAVIVALAGVARLAWRWYGRRRRLRNA from the coding sequence GTGCAACTCGTCGATCTCGATCACGACGGGGAACCGGAAGTTGTCGGGGTCGAAGATGTCTTGCCCCATCATACGAATACGTCGCCAGCGAAGATCTTCGTTTGGTCGCGTAACAAGGACGCACTTCTCTGGCAAGAACCGTTGGACGCGCTTTTTCCGCGGTTGGCCTGCTTGGGATTCGACGAGCCACAGTGGCCCCTGGTGGCGGATCTCAACGACGACGGCCGCTACGAGGTTCTTGTTCCCAACGGCACAAGCTCGCCGCGATGGTGGCGTGCAAATCCACCTCTGCAGGAGCAACTTCCTTGGGGATCTGTTCCAGACGGGTGGCTGGAAGCTCGAGACGCCGCCACTGGGCAAAAACTTTGGCACACAAAACTGCTGATGCTCGACCCGCAGGCCGACCATTTTCTGGTCGGCCCCGACATCGACGCTGACGGCTACCAGGATATTTTCGTCGCCAGCCTCTGGGGAGGCTATTGCGACCTGTACGTGGATGCACTTTCCGGCAAGGGCGGCCACCGGCTGTGGAGTACTTGGCGGCGGCAGCCCCGCTCCGGCGATGCCCCAAATCGTTATTTGAGGCGCCTCGGCTGGTGGTCAGAAGACCGTGATGGTTGGCCGCGGTTGCTTGTCAGCGTCGGAGCGGCAGTACGTAAGGGAGACGCTTCTTGGGCTGCTATTCGGCGTGACCACGTTTTTGACTTCCACGTCATAGCGCCAGAACGTAGGGAAGGCGCCTCGTCGCTCGTCGCCTTTTCAGCCGCCACCGGAAAGCTGGTGCATGAAGTGGAGCCGTTCGAGCAATTCGAACTGGCTGACCTCGATGGCGATCGCCGGCAGGAACTGCTGCGCTACTATCCCCAGGACGCGATGCAGTTCGACAAGGGCGGCACGCTCGATGCCTTCCGCGGCTCGACCGGCGAACGATGGCGCTGGTTGGGAGGCGACTGGCATCCCACGATCGACATCGACGGAGACGGGCTTCGCGACTTGATGTCGCTTTCCGACCAGGCTGGCCTTCGGGCCCTATCAGGATCCACCGGAAGGATCCTGTGGGCAAACCACATCGACGGAGTCGGATTAGGCCAGATCACATCGTGCGAGGATCTCGATGGAGATTCGTCGGCTGACTTCCTGCTTTGGACCGGCACCAGGCGCGGCGCTCGCTTGCGCGCCCTGTCATCAAAGAATGGTCACGTCCTATGGACGGCAACCTTCGAAGACGTGAGAACCGAGCCGGCCGCGCGGCTCACTGCCGCCGACCTCGATGGGGATCGAAAACCCGAAGTTATCCTGGCGGCGGACATGGAGGGCTTTTGGCTGGCCGTTTTGTCCGGCGCAAATGGGTCCGTCCGCTGGAAGAAGCGGCACCTCTCCAATTCACACAACATAACAGGCCTTCATGAAACGAGGGATCCGATTGTGGCGGCCGACTTTTGGGACCTGAACGGTGATGGCACGCGAGACATTGTCGTGCTGGCACCTCCGGGCGGCGACGATACAAAACTCTCACTCTATGCGATTGATGGCGCGCGCGGCTCAGTTCTTTGGGAGCACCCCACACATGGTAGTCCTGCGCCGGTGGCCCTCGCGGCGGATCTCGACGGGAACGGCAAGCCGGAAGTTTATTTGCTGGAATGCGAGATCGTCACCGGACTACACGAGTGGCCAGAATCCGCAATCGCGCGCCTGGTGGCACTGAATGCCGGCGATGGTCAGACTCGCTGGACTTGGGAGACGTCGGGTAACTACGGCCCAGATGATTTTCTCGCGTATCCAAAGCCGCAAGTTTTGCGACGAGCCGGCGGCCAATCCTGGTTATGCTTGAACCTCTGGGGATTCTCGCGGCCGCGTAATGCCGGCGAGATCATCTGTCTCGACATGCACGGAAAGCTGCTGAACCGCATTCCAGTCACCAGCCGCTTGGAACGACGTGCCTTTCGGCTCTGGACCGACGATTTAACGGGCGACGGCGACGGAGATCTCCTGTTTATGAGCGGCGACAAATTGCGGGTTGCCCATCCGGAAGATGGCACGTCAATTTGGGAATCAACGCTCCAGATCGACTCGGGCAACGAGGTACTGGGTGTCCTGTCATCTCCGCGTGGCCAGCCCGAGGTCGTGGTGCGCGAAGCGGTTCCACCGTGCAAGGTCTATGGACTCGACGGGGGCACCGCCGAGCTCCGCTGGTCTTGCGCTCTGCCGTCGACCAGTGGGGCCGTGTCTCCCGCCAACACGGACCAATTGACAATTGGCGAAAGCAAGTTGTGGAGGGACGCGATAGCTCGCGATCTCTCCTCGGTTAACGTGCTCGATGTGGTGTCAGGCGACGAACCGCCGACGATCCAATACCGCTACGGCGAAACCACCATCGGTTGGCAGGCTCGGTTCGTCGAACAATCCGAAGCCGCGGGCCGGCCCGCCGCAATCGTCGAGCAGGTGGCCGCACGCGCCGATCCGCGGTTGGCACGACCATTGCCTTGGCGGCAGTTCGTGTCCGCCGCGGGCGGCTGGCGGGCGGCAGGCGGACTCGTTGCGTGGGCGATGCTTTATTGCCTCGGCCTGATATTACTCCCAGGCGCGGCCGGATGGTGGCTGGTAAGCCGCCGCCGCTGGGGTCTGCGGACCTTGGCGTTGCTGCATCTGGTAGCTGCCGTTTTTCTTTCGGCCTGGCTGCTTGACGGTCCCGATAACGAGCTGCTGTCGCGGCTCGGCAAATTCGGCAGTGGTGCGATGGCTTTGCCCGTCGTGTTGGCTCTGGTTTTCATCGGGCGCTGGGCCGTCGCGCGTCGTTGGCGAACGCTTCTCGCATGGCTGGTTATTTCCGTGATCTTGGCGGTGGCGATCGGAGCGCTGTGCCTCTGGGCGGATGGGAGTCAGCGGGCCGAGGATCAGTACTACTCGCTCGACGGTTGGTATGGGGTCTGGCTGCCGGCCGCCTACGCCACGGCCGTCATCGTGGCCCTGGCCGGCGTTGCCAGGTTAGCGTGGCGCTGGTACGGCCGGCGGCGTCGGTTGCGGAATGCCTGA
- a CDS encoding Uma2 family endonuclease: MATVENKTVLHAERRIVLSGISWQLYEELRENEDNWHVRMAYDNGRLELMSPSPSREVIKRLIGRMIEAFTAELAIPLRSLGSTTWKRRELGKGCEADECYYILNHHRVRSRLDVDLSIDPPPDLVVETEISRSAVRRMRIYAALGVPEIWRWRKNALTAYSLGADGKYVECEFSLDLPMLRVKDLEPFLDFNLSADESAWIRTFQAWVRDRFLAS, translated from the coding sequence ATGGCGACCGTCGAAAACAAAACTGTGCTTCACGCCGAACGCCGGATCGTGCTGTCGGGCATCTCCTGGCAACTCTATGAAGAGTTGCGCGAGAATGAAGACAACTGGCACGTCCGGATGGCCTACGACAACGGAAGGCTCGAACTCATGAGTCCCTCGCCCAGTCGCGAAGTCATCAAGAGGCTAATCGGCCGGATGATTGAAGCGTTTACGGCGGAACTGGCCATTCCCTTGCGTAGCCTGGGGTCGACGACCTGGAAGCGTCGCGAGCTTGGCAAGGGATGTGAGGCCGACGAATGTTATTACATTCTCAATCACCACCGGGTCCGGAGCCGCCTGGACGTCGACCTGTCGATCGATCCTCCGCCGGACCTGGTCGTCGAGACGGAAATCAGCCGCAGCGCCGTCCGACGGATGCGCATTTATGCGGCGCTCGGCGTTCCAGAGATTTGGCGCTGGCGTAAGAACGCGCTCACCGCGTACTCGCTTGGTGCGGATGGAAAGTATGTCGAATGCGAATTCAGCCTCGATCTGCCGATGTTGCGTGTGAAAGACTTGGAGCCATTCCTCGATTTTAATTTGTCGGCCGATGAAAGCGCATGGATTCGCACGTTTCAAGCCTGGGTGCGGGACCGATTCTTGGCGAGTTAG
- a CDS encoding Uma2 family endonuclease → MATVEKKTVLHGERRIVLSGISWELYEQLRENEDNWHVRMAYDDGRLELMSPSPSHEAVAKWIARMIEAFMEETGVSHRSLRSTTWKRRELGKGCEADECYYILNHHRVCRRLDVDLTVDPPPDLVIETEVSRSAVSKLGIYSALGVPEIWRWRKKGLAAYSLDADGKYVEREFSLNLPILRVKDLEQFIDFEMAADELAWIRRFRSWVRERFVAT, encoded by the coding sequence ATGGCGACCGTCGAAAAAAAAACTGTGCTTCACGGCGAACGTCGGATCGTGCTTTCGGGCATTTCGTGGGAACTGTATGAGCAATTGCGCGAGAACGAAGACAACTGGCACGTCCGGATGGCCTACGACGACGGAAGGCTCGAACTGATGAGTCCCTCGCCCAGCCACGAAGCGGTTGCAAAATGGATCGCCCGAATGATCGAAGCGTTCATGGAGGAAACGGGCGTGTCGCACCGAAGTCTGCGCTCGACGACGTGGAAGCGTCGCGAGCTAGGCAAGGGATGCGAAGCCGACGAATGTTATTACATTCTCAATCACCATCGCGTGTGCCGCCGCCTTGATGTCGATCTGACCGTTGACCCGCCCCCGGACTTGGTCATCGAGACCGAAGTCAGCCGTAGCGCTGTGTCGAAATTGGGTATCTACTCGGCGCTTGGCGTTCCGGAAATCTGGCGCTGGCGGAAAAAAGGGTTGGCGGCATATTCGCTCGACGCTGACGGCAAGTACGTCGAACGCGAATTCAGCCTGAACCTGCCCATCTTGCGTGTGAAAGACCTGGAGCAGTTTATCGACTTCGAGATGGCCGCCGACGAACTTGCCTGGATTCGCAGGTTCCGCTCCTGGGTGCGCGAGCGGTTCGTTGCAACCTAA